The Rubidibacter lacunae KORDI 51-2 genome contains a region encoding:
- a CDS encoding TIR domain-containing protein — translation METITKRKLLEDVFKTGGLPTYTFVKPVEYASLLIALRTPGRGVVVEGPSGIGKTTAVTQILNELGISDSVMSLSARKRDDVAQIKAILSGADLGTVIIDDFHKLDDATTQEIADFMKVIADEERQDAKIVILGINRAGESLVRFAHDLNNRIEVVKFEANPPEKIEELLRLGEDALNITINVKSDVIEASNGGFYIAQVLAHEVCINAEIFEEQADRTEVNTSFELIRGKVFERLARTFRQRAERFARGTRFRREGRAPYLHLLHWLGISDDWSLSIDKAIREHPQHRGSIGQIADKGYLNDLISGDEEIAAVLHYDERARLLTVEDPQFIYFARNIFWAKFASEIGFLGINFPSRYDIALSFAGTDRAVAEGLNQSLQEMEFEVFYDRNEQHRILAEDVEDYLRPIYQSDAQYVVVLLGPDFPKRIWTKFESEQFRERFGTGAVIPIWFKNAPPGMFDESTRVGGLEYDPESDLNDQISHFADTLRKKIGESRE, via the coding sequence ATGGAAACGATCACGAAGCGTAAACTGCTAGAGGATGTCTTTAAGACCGGCGGCTTACCAACATACACATTTGTAAAACCCGTCGAGTATGCCTCGTTATTGATCGCCCTTCGGACTCCTGGTCGAGGTGTCGTCGTTGAAGGCCCATCCGGTATCGGGAAAACCACAGCCGTCACCCAGATCCTCAACGAACTTGGTATTAGCGACTCTGTAATGTCGCTGTCCGCTCGAAAACGCGACGACGTTGCCCAGATCAAGGCCATTCTGAGTGGTGCAGATCTTGGAACTGTCATCATTGACGATTTTCACAAGCTTGATGATGCGACGACGCAAGAAATCGCAGACTTCATGAAGGTGATTGCCGACGAAGAACGCCAAGACGCGAAAATCGTCATCCTTGGTATCAATCGCGCTGGAGAATCACTCGTTCGCTTTGCTCACGACCTCAACAACCGAATCGAGGTTGTAAAATTTGAAGCGAATCCACCTGAAAAGATTGAAGAACTGCTACGTTTGGGTGAAGACGCGCTCAACATCACGATTAATGTCAAGTCAGATGTCATCGAAGCATCCAACGGTGGATTTTACATCGCGCAGGTGCTTGCCCACGAAGTTTGTATCAATGCAGAAATCTTCGAGGAACAGGCAGACCGCACGGAAGTGAATACCAGCTTTGAACTAATCAGAGGTAAAGTATTTGAACGACTAGCCCGAACATTTCGTCAAAGGGCCGAACGTTTCGCTCGTGGCACTCGGTTTCGGCGAGAGGGCCGTGCACCATATCTGCACTTGTTGCATTGGCTTGGGATCTCTGACGATTGGTCGTTGTCGATTGACAAGGCGATTCGAGAGCATCCGCAACATCGTGGAAGCATCGGCCAGATTGCGGATAAGGGCTACCTGAACGATCTGATCTCGGGGGACGAGGAAATCGCAGCCGTCTTGCACTATGACGAGCGTGCGAGACTTTTAACGGTCGAAGATCCTCAGTTTATTTACTTTGCCCGCAACATTTTTTGGGCAAAGTTCGCGTCAGAAATTGGATTTCTTGGAATCAACTTTCCGTCTCGCTACGACATTGCATTGTCGTTTGCGGGTACCGATCGTGCTGTAGCTGAGGGGCTTAACCAGTCTCTTCAAGAAATGGAATTCGAGGTCTTTTACGATAGGAACGAGCAACATCGAATCTTAGCTGAGGATGTCGAGGACTATTTGCGTCCCATTTATCAGTCTGATGCTCAGTACGTCGTAGTCCTACTTGGTCCAGACTTTCCAAAACGTATCTGGACGAAGTTTGAGTCAGAACAATTCCGTGAAAGATTCGGTACTGGTGCAGTGATACCGATATGGTTCAAAAATGCACCACCCGGCATGTTCGACGAAAGCACGCGCGTTGGCGGTCTAGAATACGATCCAGAGAGTGATCTTAACGATCAAATCTCGCATTTCGCCGACACACTTCGGAAGAAAATAGGTGAGTCAAGGGAGTAG
- a CDS encoding type I restriction-modification system subunit M, which translates to MNDTNQKQLGSILWGIADQLRGAMNADDFRDYMLSFLFLRYLSDNYETAAKKELGRDYPDFPLDILLEPGAATPLQAWYDENEADVAEFEKQMRRKVHYVIQPTHLWNSIAQLARTQNDELLNILQTGFKYIEEESFESTFKGLFSEINLASDKLGKTYADRNAKLCTIIQKIAEGLNEFSTDIDALGDAYEYLIGQFAAGSGKKAGEFYTPQQISDILSAIVILDSQEPKTGSKQRLERLLDFACGSGSLLLNVRKRLKHAGGTIGKIYGQEKNITTYNLARMNMLLHGVKDTEFEIYHGDTLTNDWEILRELNPAKQPAFDAIVANPPFSYRWSPTASMGDDVRFKSHGLAPKSAADFAFLLHGFHFLKDEGVMAIILPHGVLFRGGAEQRIRTKLLKDGHIDTVIGLPANLFYSTGIPVCILVLKRCKKPDDLLFINAAQQFEKGKRQNQLKPEHITKIIETYQFRKEEPRYARRVDMTEIEKNDFNLNISRYVSTALPEEEIDLTAIHAELTEIEGTIQTATAQHNAFLKELGLPLLP; encoded by the coding sequence ATGAACGACACAAACCAAAAACAACTGGGCAGTATTCTCTGGGGCATCGCCGACCAACTGCGCGGAGCCATGAACGCGGACGACTTCCGCGACTACATGCTCTCCTTCCTCTTCCTGCGCTACCTCTCCGACAACTACGAGACAGCCGCAAAAAAAGAACTAGGACGCGACTATCCTGATTTCCCCTTGGATATTTTGCTCGAACCTGGTGCCGCTACTCCGCTCCAGGCTTGGTATGACGAGAACGAAGCGGATGTCGCGGAATTTGAGAAACAGATGCGCCGCAAGGTGCATTACGTCATCCAGCCAACGCACCTCTGGAACAGCATCGCCCAGCTGGCCCGCACCCAAAACGACGAGCTGCTCAACATTTTGCAGACAGGCTTCAAATACATCGAAGAAGAATCCTTTGAAAGCACCTTCAAGGGACTCTTCTCCGAAATCAATCTTGCCTCCGACAAATTGGGTAAAACCTATGCCGATCGCAACGCCAAACTCTGCACCATCATCCAGAAAATTGCCGAAGGACTAAACGAATTCTCCACCGACATTGATGCCCTGGGCGATGCCTACGAATACCTGATCGGCCAGTTCGCCGCTGGTTCCGGCAAAAAAGCAGGCGAATTCTACACCCCGCAGCAGATTTCCGACATCCTCTCCGCGATCGTCATCCTCGACAGCCAAGAACCCAAAACCGGATCAAAGCAACGCCTCGAAAGACTACTAGACTTCGCCTGCGGCTCCGGCTCCCTGCTGCTCAACGTGCGCAAACGCCTCAAGCACGCAGGCGGCACCATCGGCAAAATCTACGGACAGGAAAAGAACATCACCACCTACAACCTCGCCCGCATGAACATGCTCCTGCATGGCGTCAAGGATACAGAGTTCGAGATCTACCACGGCGACACCCTCACCAACGACTGGGAGATTCTGCGCGAACTCAACCCCGCCAAGCAGCCTGCCTTTGATGCGATTGTCGCCAACCCACCCTTCAGCTACCGCTGGAGCCCCACCGCAAGTATGGGCGACGACGTGCGCTTCAAAAGCCACGGTCTTGCTCCCAAATCCGCCGCCGACTTCGCCTTCCTACTGCATGGCTTCCACTTCCTCAAAGACGAAGGCGTTATGGCCATCATCCTGCCCCACGGTGTACTCTTCCGGGGCGGTGCCGAGCAACGCATCCGCACTAAGCTGCTCAAAGACGGCCACATCGACACCGTAATCGGCCTGCCCGCCAACCTGTTCTACTCCACCGGCATCCCCGTCTGCATCCTCGTGCTCAAACGGTGCAAGAAGCCAGACGACCTGCTCTTCATCAACGCCGCCCAACAGTTCGAGAAAGGCAAACGCCAGAACCAGCTCAAGCCCGAGCACATCACCAAAATCATCGAGACCTACCAATTCCGCAAAGAGGAACCACGCTACGCCCGCCGGGTGGATATGACGGAGATCGAAAAGAACGACTTCAACCTGAACATTTCCCGCTATGTCAGCACGGCGCTCCCCGAAGAGGAGATTGATTTGACTGCAATTCATGCCGAGCTGACGGAAATCGAGGGCACGATTCAAACGGCAACGGCCCAGCACAATGCGTTCCTGAAAGAGCTGGGACTGCCTCTGCTGCCCTGA
- a CDS encoding caspase family protein yields the protein MKKALVIGINYYEHSSSLSGCANDAHAVKSVLERHGDGSVNFDVQLFTGTDSSNAVTRRQVKDYIGRLFSDDSEIALFYFAGHGHIESIGGYLLTSDSRSGDEGVSLTEILALANESRARNKIIILDSCHSGIAGIPPTSGNNAVLAEGITILTASTQDQYATEENGRGVFTTLLVDALNGVASNLVGDVTPGSIYAYIDQSLGAWEQRPVFKTNVKSFVSLRKMPPTVHLEDLRRILEFFPEPGFQFSLDPTFEPEMKGRSVDMPNPITENTEKFAVLQKLNRVNLVVPVDASHMWHAAMERKTCRLTVLGEHYRRLVKRGRI from the coding sequence GTGAAAAAAGCATTGGTCATTGGAATAAACTACTACGAACACAGCTCTTCTCTATCTGGCTGCGCTAATGATGCCCATGCTGTAAAGTCTGTCTTAGAGAGGCATGGCGATGGTTCCGTAAATTTTGATGTTCAATTATTTACAGGGACAGATTCATCTAATGCTGTTACGAGAAGGCAAGTAAAAGACTATATTGGAAGGTTGTTTTCAGATGATAGTGAAATTGCTCTATTTTACTTCGCAGGACACGGACATATTGAGTCCATTGGAGGATATCTTTTAACTAGCGACTCTCGTAGTGGAGATGAAGGAGTTTCGCTTACAGAAATACTAGCACTTGCAAACGAATCAAGAGCTAGAAACAAGATCATAATTTTGGATAGTTGTCATTCTGGTATTGCAGGAATTCCACCGACTTCAGGAAACAACGCAGTGCTTGCGGAGGGTATTACTATCTTAACTGCATCAACTCAGGACCAATATGCGACTGAAGAAAACGGTCGAGGTGTTTTTACGACACTACTAGTCGATGCTTTAAATGGCGTTGCCTCAAATCTAGTGGGAGACGTTACTCCTGGCAGTATATATGCGTATATAGATCAATCACTTGGTGCTTGGGAGCAACGACCTGTATTCAAAACAAATGTAAAAAGTTTCGTGTCCTTGCGCAAAATGCCTCCCACTGTTCACTTGGAAGATTTAAGAAGAATTTTAGAATTTTTCCCTGAACCAGGTTTTCAGTTTTCTCTTGATCCGACATTTGAGCCTGAAATGAAAGGTCGTAGCGTGGATATGCCAAATCCAATTACAGAAAACACCGAAAAATTTGCCGTATTACAAAAGCTTAATCGCGTCAATTTAGTTGTCCCTGTAGATGCCTCCCATATGTGGCATGCAGCTATGGAGAGAAAGACCTGTAGATTAACTGTGCTCGGCGAGCATTACAGGCGGTTAGTAAAACGTGGGAGGATATAG
- a CDS encoding endonuclease/exonuclease/phosphatase family protein, whose product MILEKELFVMVNMLKKTLTSVCLGLSLFVGLVFINITPALAQTNQEAINVLFWNVESGGSDSAVIEDEIADLEDQEGPFDLIGLTEVREADATGYVLAFGSNYTGITSESGGGDRMVIVFNRDRFALKQTTELVEHKGVALNFINRGGNLRFRSPFVATLNDRLTGRNLLLMVNHLARNNGSNSQGGFRAQQAEGLVAWAEDQALPIIMGGDLNLDFNLDSGEGNESFQILFGEDDSDNEEYRWIRPQPLVQTNFSNNRFPDSILDFVTVASQSENFQVIESRVIVRPGDFPDDSRTSDHRPVFAVLKP is encoded by the coding sequence TTGATTTTAGAGAAAGAGTTGTTCGTAATGGTCAATATGCTGAAAAAAACTCTTACATCTGTTTGCTTGGGACTTTCCCTATTCGTGGGGCTTGTTTTCATAAATATTACTCCTGCCTTAGCCCAAACTAACCAGGAAGCCATTAATGTCCTTTTTTGGAATGTAGAAAGTGGTGGTAGCGATTCAGCTGTAATTGAGGATGAGATTGCTGACCTGGAGGACCAAGAGGGTCCATTTGATTTGATCGGTTTGACAGAGGTTCGTGAAGCCGATGCTACTGGTTATGTTCTTGCATTTGGAAGTAACTACACGGGAATTACCAGTGAGTCGGGTGGTGGTGACCGAATGGTTATCGTCTTCAACCGGGATCGTTTTGCCTTAAAACAAACCACAGAATTAGTTGAGCATAAAGGTGTAGCTCTAAATTTCATCAATAGAGGTGGCAATTTGCGTTTCCGTTCACCATTTGTTGCAACGTTGAACGATCGGTTAACTGGACGGAATCTATTACTTATGGTGAATCATTTAGCTCGTAACAATGGCAGTAATAGCCAAGGTGGTTTTAGAGCACAACAAGCTGAAGGCCTTGTAGCCTGGGCAGAGGACCAGGCTTTACCCATCATTATGGGCGGCGATCTGAATTTGGACTTTAACCTTGACAGTGGTGAGGGTAACGAATCATTTCAGATTCTTTTTGGAGAGGATGATTCGGATAATGAAGAGTACCGATGGATTCGTCCTCAGCCTCTGGTACAAACCAACTTTAGCAATAACCGTTTCCCTGACAGTATTCTGGACTTTGTAACAGTAGCAAGCCAATCTGAAAACTTTCAGGTCATTGAGTCCCGAGTAATTGTTCGTCCTGGGGACTTTCCTGATGACAGCAGAACAAGTGATCATCGTCCTGTTTTTGCAGTTTTGAAACCGTAG
- a CDS encoding DUF4236 domain-containing protein, with amino-acid sequence MKLLPGVSINLSKSGISTSVKVGPFSWNSRTQKTSVNLPGPFSCQSSLGKSKGLTKANLVTLAKQAGIKGYSKLKKQELQVLLQKHGIL; translated from the coding sequence ATAAAGCTCCTGCCTGGTGTATCTATTAATTTGTCCAAATCTGGTATTTCGACGAGTGTAAAAGTTGGTCCATTTAGTTGGAACTCCAGGACTCAAAAGACTTCGGTCAACTTACCCGGACCTTTTTCATGTCAATCATCATTGGGAAAATCGAAGGGTTTGACGAAAGCGAATTTAGTCACCCTGGCGAAACAGGCAGGGATCAAGGGTTACTCTAAACTTAAAAAACAAGAGCTGCAAGTACTCCTTCAAAAGCATGGTATTTTGTAA
- a CDS encoding type I restriction endonuclease subunit R: MPTDSNSNDPPSQTPPSVLREGGIEYGFIGTLQKLKYEYRLDITDRASLERNFRKKFESLNRCRLTDSEFARLLDEIVSPDVFSAAKTLREINAFTRDDGTPLNYTLVNLKDWCKNTFEVVNQLRINTDNSHHRYDVLILINGVPAVQIELKTLGISPRRAMEQIVEYKNDAGNGYTKTLLCFLQLFIVSNRDRTYYFANNNTRHFAFNAEERFLPIYEFADEANQKITHLNDFAARFLQKCALGKTVSRYMVLIQSEQKLMIMRPYQVYAVQRIVQCIEDDGGNGYIWHTTGSGKTLTSFKASTLLKLNDHIHKCLFVVDRKDLDRQTREEFNKFQAGCVEENTNTAALVRRLLSEDYADKVIVTTIQKLGLALDENSKRNKHRRKRGQATYKDQLEALKDKRIVLIFDECHRSQFGENHKAIKEFFPKAQLFGFTGTPIFEANATLKQIEGTQASMRTTEDLFQKPLHAYTITHAIEDGNVLRFHVDYFKPKEEKGKKPPKPGEAIAKRAVIEAILAKHDAATAGRRFNAILATASINDAIEYYGLFKTMQAEKQAADPEFRPLNIACVFSPPAEGDKDVRQIQEDLPQEKADNEEDPEGKKAALKAILSDYNRRYGGNHKLSEFDLYYQDVQKRIKDQQWPNADFPPAQKIDITIVVDMLLTGFDSKYLNTLYVDKNLKYHGLIQAFSRTNRVLNGTKPYGNILDFRQQQEAVDAAIALFSGEKTSEQAREIWLVDKAPVVIQQLEAAVQRLDSFMQSQGLTTAPEAVPNLKGDEARAAFCTQYKEVQRLKTQLDQYTDLTEENKAAIAKVLPEERHRGFKGAYLETAQRLKAQQGKGKGAAQPVPDDVDQLDFEFVLFASAVIDYDYIMGLIAKFSAPGSGKAKMSREALIGLISADAKFVNEREDIAAYIGTLKAGEGLSETAIREGYARFKAEKDGQELAAIAGKHGIPTAALQAFVDSILERMIFDGEQLGDLMAPLDLGWKARTQAELALMDDLVPLLTKRAQGREISGLSAYEE, translated from the coding sequence ATGCCAACTGACTCAAATAGCAACGACCCACCATCCCAGACCCCGCCCTCCGTCCTCCGAGAGGGCGGCATCGAATACGGCTTCATCGGCACGCTCCAAAAGCTCAAATACGAATATCGCCTAGACATCACCGATCGCGCCTCCCTGGAAAGAAACTTCCGCAAGAAATTCGAGTCTCTCAACCGTTGTCGCCTTACCGATTCCGAGTTTGCCCGCCTGCTGGATGAAATCGTCAGCCCAGATGTCTTCAGCGCGGCTAAGACTCTGCGCGAAATCAATGCCTTCACCCGTGACGATGGCACCCCGCTCAACTACACCCTGGTGAACCTCAAAGACTGGTGCAAAAACACCTTTGAGGTTGTTAACCAACTGCGCATCAACACCGACAACAGCCACCACCGCTACGATGTGCTGATTTTGATCAATGGTGTGCCCGCTGTGCAGATCGAGCTGAAGACCCTCGGCATCAGCCCGCGTCGGGCGATGGAGCAGATTGTCGAATACAAAAACGACGCGGGCAACGGTTACACCAAGACCCTGCTTTGTTTTCTCCAGCTCTTTATTGTCAGCAATCGCGATCGCACCTATTACTTCGCTAACAACAACACCCGCCACTTCGCTTTCAATGCCGAGGAGCGTTTCCTGCCCATCTATGAGTTCGCGGACGAGGCGAACCAGAAAATCACCCACCTGAACGACTTTGCCGCTCGCTTTTTGCAAAAGTGCGCCTTGGGCAAGACTGTCAGCCGCTACATGGTGCTGATCCAGAGCGAGCAAAAGCTGATGATCATGCGGCCCTACCAGGTCTATGCCGTGCAGCGGATCGTGCAGTGCATTGAGGACGATGGGGGGAACGGCTACATCTGGCACACCACCGGCAGCGGCAAAACGCTGACATCCTTCAAAGCCTCTACCCTGCTCAAGCTCAATGACCATATCCACAAATGCCTGTTCGTGGTGGATCGAAAAGACCTCGATCGCCAGACCCGCGAGGAATTTAACAAGTTCCAAGCGGGCTGCGTGGAGGAAAACACCAACACCGCCGCCCTCGTGCGCCGACTACTCTCGGAGGACTATGCGGACAAGGTGATCGTCACCACGATCCAGAAGCTCGGCCTGGCGCTGGATGAAAACAGCAAGCGTAACAAGCACCGCCGCAAAAGGGGCCAAGCCACCTACAAGGATCAGCTTGAGGCGCTGAAAGACAAACGCATTGTCTTGATTTTCGATGAATGCCACCGATCGCAGTTCGGCGAGAATCACAAGGCCATCAAAGAGTTTTTTCCCAAGGCTCAACTTTTTGGCTTCACGGGCACGCCGATCTTTGAGGCCAATGCCACCCTAAAACAGATCGAGGGCACCCAGGCATCGATGCGCACCACGGAAGACCTCTTCCAGAAGCCGCTCCACGCTTACACCATCACCCACGCGATCGAAGACGGTAACGTGCTCCGCTTCCATGTGGACTACTTCAAGCCCAAGGAAGAAAAGGGCAAAAAGCCGCCTAAGCCCGGTGAAGCGATCGCCAAGCGCGCTGTAATTGAGGCCATCCTGGCCAAGCATGATGCGGCCACCGCTGGCCGCCGGTTCAATGCCATCCTGGCCACCGCCTCGATTAATGATGCGATCGAATACTACGGTCTGTTCAAGACAATGCAGGCCGAGAAGCAGGCCGCCGATCCGGAGTTCAGGCCGCTGAATATCGCCTGTGTGTTTTCGCCGCCCGCTGAGGGTGACAAGGACGTACGCCAGATCCAGGAAGACCTGCCCCAGGAAAAGGCCGATAACGAAGAAGACCCTGAGGGCAAAAAAGCTGCGCTCAAGGCTATCCTGTCAGACTACAACCGCCGCTATGGTGGCAATCACAAGCTCAGTGAGTTTGACCTTTACTATCAGGACGTGCAGAAGCGCATTAAGGATCAGCAGTGGCCCAATGCCGACTTCCCCCCGGCGCAGAAGATCGACATCACGATCGTGGTGGATATGCTGCTCACGGGTTTTGATTCCAAATACCTGAATACGCTCTATGTGGATAAGAATCTAAAGTACCACGGCTTGATCCAGGCATTTTCTCGCACGAATCGCGTGCTCAATGGCACGAAGCCCTACGGCAATATCCTCGACTTTCGTCAGCAGCAGGAGGCTGTGGATGCAGCGATCGCCCTCTTCTCTGGGGAAAAGACCAGCGAGCAGGCGCGGGAAATTTGGCTGGTGGACAAGGCTCCGGTGGTGATCCAGCAGTTGGAGGCGGCTGTGCAGCGGCTCGACAGCTTCATGCAATCTCAGGGGCTTACCACCGCACCGGAGGCTGTGCCGAACCTGAAGGGTGATGAGGCCCGCGCTGCTTTCTGCACCCAATACAAGGAAGTCCAGCGGCTCAAGACGCAGCTCGACCAATACACTGACCTCACCGAGGAAAATAAAGCCGCGATCGCAAAAGTGCTGCCAGAGGAGCGGCATCGGGGCTTTAAGGGGGCGTATTTGGAGACGGCTCAGCGGCTGAAGGCGCAGCAGGGTAAGGGCAAGGGTGCTGCTCAGCCGGTGCCAGACGATGTGGATCAGCTCGATTTTGAGTTTGTGCTCTTTGCCTCGGCGGTGATTGATTACGACTACATCATGGGGCTGATTGCTAAGTTCTCGGCTCCAGGTTCGGGCAAGGCGAAGATGAGCCGGGAGGCGCTGATCGGCTTGATCAGTGCTGATGCTAAGTTTGTGAATGAGCGTGAGGATATTGCGGCTTACATTGGCACGCTGAAGGCGGGGGAGGGGTTGAGCGAAACGGCTATCCGTGAGGGCTATGCCCGCTTTAAGGCAGAGAAGGATGGGCAGGAACTGGCTGCGATCGCGGGTAAGCACGGTATTCCCACTGCGGCGCTGCAAGCTTTTGTGGATAGCATTCTGGAGCGGATGATTTTTGATGGGGAGCAGCTTGGTGACCTGATGGCTCCGCTGGATCTGGGTTGGAAGGCGCGCACTCAGGCTGAGCTTGCGCTGATGGATGACCTTGTGCCGCTGCTGACTAAACGGGCACAGGGGCGGGAGATTTCGGGGTTGAGTGCGTATGAGGAGTAA
- a CDS encoding ATP-binding protein, whose amino-acid sequence MSRIHTYQSLRTLVTRLRDDLNNPRKPTQLILLYAYNRTGKTRLSMEFKDAGKRRNNGAADTLYFNAFTEDLFTWENDLDGDSARHLRLNPNSTFFNGLRDLTLDETIAGYLYSYADFDFDIDYTEWKVSFSKEVLRKRRGAEPERVLETNIKISRGEQNIFIWCLFMAICERMLDGHISYQSNKFLYIDDPISSLDDNNAIAVACDLAQLLRRAACRQDHNGDPAPIKIVFSSHHALFFNVMCNEIGRPKAGEPKVTHKRYFLHRPNGDGAYTLRATDDTPYFHHVATLAELQRAAHPRTGTLYTFHFNALRSIMEKTAAFFGHPDISFCLKALNKEDDRALYNRALNLLSHGKYAIHEPTEMGDDNKDLFRRLLTDFVTTFQFALPEIVENPQAAAPAPAPAASPPAATVPTP is encoded by the coding sequence ATGAGCCGTATTCACACCTATCAGAGCTTGCGCACCTTAGTCACCCGCCTGCGCGATGACTTGAACAATCCTAGGAAGCCGACGCAGCTCATCCTCCTCTATGCCTACAACCGCACAGGCAAGACTCGCCTCTCCATGGAGTTCAAGGACGCAGGCAAACGCCGAAACAACGGCGCCGCCGACACCCTCTACTTCAACGCTTTCACCGAAGACCTGTTCACCTGGGAAAACGATCTCGATGGAGACTCCGCCCGCCATCTCCGGCTCAATCCCAACTCCACCTTCTTCAATGGTCTGAGAGACCTTACCCTCGACGAAACGATCGCGGGCTATCTCTACAGCTACGCCGACTTCGATTTCGATATCGATTACACCGAGTGGAAAGTCAGTTTTTCCAAAGAAGTTCTACGGAAGCGACGGGGCGCGGAGCCTGAGCGCGTCCTGGAAACGAACATCAAGATTTCCCGGGGCGAACAGAACATCTTCATCTGGTGCCTCTTCATGGCCATCTGCGAGCGCATGCTCGACGGCCACATCTCCTACCAGTCGAACAAATTCCTCTACATCGACGACCCCATCTCCTCGCTCGATGACAACAACGCCATCGCTGTGGCCTGCGACCTCGCCCAACTGCTGCGCCGCGCCGCCTGCCGCCAAGACCACAATGGCGATCCCGCGCCCATCAAGATCGTCTTCTCCTCACACCACGCCCTTTTCTTCAACGTGATGTGCAATGAGATCGGCAGACCCAAAGCCGGGGAGCCAAAGGTCACTCACAAACGCTACTTCCTCCACCGCCCGAATGGCGACGGTGCCTATACCCTACGCGCCACCGACGACACACCGTATTTTCATCACGTCGCCACGCTCGCAGAACTTCAGCGCGCCGCCCATCCAAGAACGGGCACGCTCTACACATTCCATTTCAACGCGCTGCGGAGCATCATGGAAAAAACCGCCGCCTTTTTCGGCCACCCAGACATCTCTTTTTGCCTCAAAGCCCTAAATAAGGAGGACGATCGAGCGCTCTACAACCGCGCGCTCAACCTCCTGAGCCACGGCAAATACGCCATCCACGAACCCACCGAAATGGGCGACGACAACAAAGACCTGTTCCGGCGCCTACTCACAGACTTTGTGACGACATTCCAATTCGCCCTGCCGGAAATAGTCGAAAATCCACAAGCCGCCGCACCCGCGCCTGCACCCGCTGCATCGCCTCCCGCAGCAACCGTCCCAACCCCATGA
- a CDS encoding restriction endonuclease subunit S translates to MTPLGQLSKLVRGPFGGSLKKEIFVSTGYAVYEQQHAIYSDFRTFRYFITEEKFRELRRFAIAANDIIMSCSGTMGKFAIIPDGAADGVINQALLKLTPNGYCDIRFLKEVLELPSVQEKLLSQSAGGAIKNVVSVKQIKALPLRLPGTDEQQKIAECLSSVDMAIAAQARKLDALKTHKKGLMQQLFPREGETQPRLRFPEFRGKEEWEVKMLDELVDFQSGGTPSKANAEYWNGSVPWVSAKDMKQLFLADSEDHISASAVDNGAKLVPSGALLMLVRGMTLLKDVPICVLRREMSFNQDVKALRPKNNVDGLFLALLLTGNKNRLLEMVTIAGHGTGKLDTDELKTMVLTLPRSAEQQHIANCLSTLDDLINAATQKLEALKTHKRGLMQQLFPSPEEVKA, encoded by the coding sequence ATGACCCCACTTGGGCAACTTTCCAAATTGGTTCGTGGGCCATTTGGGGGAAGTCTAAAAAAAGAGATATTCGTCTCCACCGGCTATGCTGTCTACGAGCAGCAACACGCTATCTACTCTGACTTCCGAACCTTTAGATACTTCATCACCGAAGAGAAGTTTCGTGAGCTGAGGCGATTCGCAATTGCTGCGAACGACATCATCATGAGCTGCTCAGGAACGATGGGGAAATTCGCGATAATCCCAGACGGCGCAGCGGATGGCGTGATCAATCAAGCGCTACTGAAACTGACACCGAATGGCTACTGCGACATAAGATTTCTCAAAGAGGTTCTCGAACTACCAAGCGTTCAAGAGAAGCTGCTTTCACAATCAGCAGGCGGCGCAATTAAAAATGTTGTCTCCGTGAAGCAAATCAAAGCATTACCTCTGCGACTACCCGGCACTGATGAACAACAAAAAATCGCGGAGTGCCTGAGTTCGGTGGACATGGCGATCGCCGCCCAAGCCCGAAAACTGGACGCGCTCAAGACCCATAAAAAAGGGCTGATGCAGCAGCTTTTCCCCCGCGAAGGCGAAACCCAACCTCGCCTGCGATTTCCCGAGTTTCGGGGGAAGGAGGAGTGGGAGGTGAAGATGCTCGATGAGCTTGTCGATTTTCAATCGGGAGGCACCCCCTCGAAGGCAAATGCTGAATACTGGAATGGCTCGGTTCCTTGGGTGTCTGCAAAAGACATGAAGCAGTTGTTTTTAGCAGATTCAGAAGATCACATCTCGGCATCAGCGGTCGATAATGGCGCGAAACTAGTTCCATCGGGCGCTTTATTGATGCTTGTCCGTGGAATGACTTTACTCAAAGATGTTCCAATCTGCGTTTTGCGCCGCGAGATGAGCTTCAACCAAGATGTCAAAGCGCTTCGCCCCAAGAATAACGTCGATGGTCTGTTTTTGGCATTGTTACTGACGGGTAACAAAAACCGGTTGCTCGAAATGGTCACTATAGCTGGGCACGGCACAGGAAAGCTCGATACCGACGAGTTAAAGACAATGGTGCTAACGCTACCGCGTTCTGCCGAACAACAACACATCGCCAACTGCCTGAGCACCCTCGACGACCTGATCAACGCCGCCACCCAAAAGCTCGAAGCCCTCAAAACCCACAAGCGCGGACTGATGCAGCAGCTTTTCCCATCTCCAGAGGAGGTTAAAGCATGA